Proteins from a single region of Gambusia affinis linkage group LG12, SWU_Gaff_1.0, whole genome shotgun sequence:
- the LOC122841494 gene encoding kelch-like protein 40a, with translation MAALTIDPMRQPRMYQQTLLQDGLCDLLDNDKFVDCVLKIQDKEFPCHRLVLAASSPFFKSIFLSEQEESKKREIVLKDVDPSVMEMILRYLYTSDIDLTEQNVQDIFMVANMYQIPSIFSVCLTYLQEKMVLGNCLAIFKLGLLLDCPRLALGAREFICEHYQVVVRDQDFFQLSPSELAIILSSDALNVEREEKVFESLMEWIKQDETTRLKELPELLHCVRFRLIPTDYFKENVEGHQYIRFNQEIKKELDLVTDAQQGRLPKPKRLGSDGAKGGEGIDEERGDDEEAYLPGVLNNNPRFGMFEMDLLLMINNTGTVAYDPVGNECFVVSESTEIPKNHSSLVTKQNQVFVVGGLLYNEEDKDEPFMSYFLQFDPVSSEWLGMPSQPNPRCLFGLAEVENSIFVVGGKQLKEGEHALSSVMIYDRQSFKWGESDPLPYEVYGHGTVAHNGLVYVIGGKSESKKCMRRVSVYDPTKFEWKDLAPLTTARSLFGIAIHQDQIYVATGVTDSGLTSSVEVYDIAANKWSEFTEFPQERSSLSLISTGGYLYAIGGFAMMPSETSEDPVPTEMTDIWRYDEPEKCWNGILREICYAEGSTILPVRLNTLRLTKL, from the exons ATGGCGGCGTTGACAATAGACCCGATGCGGCAGCCTCGGATGTACCAACAGACCTTGCTCCAGGATGGACTGTGTGATCTTTTGGACAATGACAAGTTTGTGGACTGTGTCCTGAAAATCCAGGACAAGGAGTTCCCCTGCCACCGTCTGGTTTTGGCGGCCAGCAGCCCCTTCTTCAAGTCCATATTCCTGTCTGAGCAAGAGGAGAGCAAGAAGAGGGAGATAGTCCTTAAAGATGTGGACCCCAGTGTCATGGAGATGATCCTGCGCTACCTATACACATCTGACATTGATCTGACAGAGCAGAATGTCCAGGATATCTTCATGGTCGCTAACATGTACCAGATCCCCTCTATCTTCTCAGTTTGTCTGACCTACCTTCAAGAGAAGATGGTGCTGGGAAACTGCCTTGCCATCTTCAAACTAGGGCTTCTTCTGGATTGTCCAAGACTCGCTCTTGGTGCCAGGGAGTTCATCTGTGAACATTACCAGGTTGTTGTCAGGGACCAGGACTTTTTCCAGCTCAGCCCCAGTGAGTTAGCCATCATCCTCTCTTCAGATGCCCTGAACGTTGAACGGGAGGAGAAGGTTTTTGAATCCCTGATGGAGTGGATCAAACAAGATGAGACAACGCGCTTAAAGGAACTCCCTGAGCTGTTACACTGCGTCCGATTCAGGCTCATTCCCACAGACTACTTCAAGGAAAATGTTGAGGGTCACCAGTACATCCGATTTAACCAAGAAATCAAGAAGGAGCTGGATCTTGTCACAGATGCCCAGCAAGGTCGCCTCCCCAAGCCGAAGAGGCTTGGCAGCGATGGGGCAAAGGGAGGAGAGGGGATTGATGAGGAGAGGGGGGATGACGAGGAGGCATACCTGCCAGGAGTCCTGAACAACAACCCTCGCTTTGGGATGTTTGAGATGGACCTTTTACTTATGATCAACAACACTGGCACTGTGGCCTACGACCCGGTGGGAAACGAGTGTTTTGTAGTGTCAGAATCTACAGAGATTCCCAAAAACCACTCCAGCCTGGTGACAAAGCAGAACCAAGTATTTGTGGTTGGAGGACTTCTCTATAATGAGGAAGACAAGGACGAACCATTCATGTCTTACTTCCTACAG TTTGACCCAGTAAGTTCGGAGTGGTTGGGGATGCCTTCCCAGCCAAATCCTCGGTGTCTGTTCGGCCTGGCCGAAGTTGAAAACTCAATTTTTGTTGTCGGTGGAAAACAACTGAAGGAGGGAGAGCACGCTCTGAGTTCAGTCATGATCTATGACAGACA GTCATTCAAATGGGGAGAGTCCGACCCGCTGCCTTATGAAGTGTACGGTCACGGGACCGTAGCACACAACGGTCTTGTCTATGTTATTGGTGGAAAGTCTGAGAGCAA aaaatgtATGAGAAGAGTCTCTGTCTACGACCCCACCAAGTTTGAGTGGAAGGACTTGGCTCCTCTGACGACAGCCAGGTCTCTGTTTGGCATCGCCATCCATCAGGACCAGATCTATGTGGCCACGGGAGTGACCGACTCAGGCCTCACCAGCTCTGTGGAAGTCTACGACATCGCCGCCAACAA GTGGTCTGAGTTTACGGAGTTCCCTCAGGAGCGCAGTTCTCTCAGTCTCATCTCTACAGGAGGTTACCTGTATGCGATCGGAGGCTTCGCCATGATGCCCAGCGAAACCAGCGAAGATCCTGTACCAACTGAGATGACCGATATCTGGAG ATATGATGAGCCAGAGAAGTGCTGGAATGGGATTTTGCGAGAGATTTGCTATGCAGAGGGATCCACCATTCTCCCAGTGCGACTCAACACTCTCCGCCTCACCAAGTTATGA
- the hhatla gene encoding hedgehog acyltransferase like, a isoform X1 has translation MGIKAALPRYELYLYSAVLAGALIWAGSWIFEASSDNVNRKAFKESVKPGWHYFGRKMDAADFEWVMWFSTFRNHILFALTGHVIFAKIFTLLAPKIGIDGCKHRPLIFAAYGGLAVLVTMGWTFMTLVVSHCVILYSVAVVKKKWMCFAAGLSTLASIKLEPYNSWQEALVTGSFDLQDILFYGGCGFSIMRCMSFALENCDRKEGNYTFSDLLKYNFYLPFFFFGPIMTFDRFHAQANNTQLTRKEREMWNITTKALLHLGVILVVDVFFHYLYILTIPSDMKLVNKLSDSCLAGLAYSNLVYDWIKAAVMFGVINTVATLDHLDPPQPPKCITMLYVFAETHFDRGINDWLCKYVYDYIGENHDKIFKELLATVCTFAITTLWLGPCELVYIWSFFNCFGLNFELWVAKFFSIPPFSIMEGAMGEAMSRRIRGVFNAANFWAIVLYNVLSLNSLEFAKLVGRRIIFKGFPLSTLSVLLVTYCGVQLVKERERQQALLEDPDPVKPVDDGKEKAE, from the exons ATGGGGATCAAGGCTGCTCTCCCCAGATATGAGCTGTATCTCTACTCTGCTGTGCTCGCAGGGGCTCTGATATGGGCTGGCAGTTGGATATTTGAAGCCTCCAGTG ATAATGTAAACAGAAAGGCCTTTAAGGAAAGTGTGAAGCCAGGATGGCATTACTTTGGCAGGAAAATG GATGCCGCGGACTTCGAGTGGGTGATGTGGTTCTCTACATTCCGCAATCATATCCTTTTTGCGCTCACCGGTCACGTGATCTTTGCCAAGATATTTACCCTGCTCGCTCCAAAG ATTGGTATTGATGGATGTAAG CACAGACCCTTGATCTTTGCTGCGTACGGAGGGCTAGCCGTCCTGGTCACCATGGGCTGGACCTTCATGACTCTGGTTGTGTCCCACTGCGTCATACTGTACAGCGTCGCCGTGGTCAAGAAGAAGTGGATGTGCTTTGCTGCAGGTCTGAGCACGCTGGCCTCCATCAAGCTGGAGCCGTATAACTCTTGGCAG GAAGCCTTGGTGACCGGATCGTTTGACCTGCAAGACATCCTGTTCTATGGAGGCTGTGGCTTCAGCATCATGCGCTGCATGAGCTTTGCCTTGGAGAACtgtgacaggaaagagggcaaCTACACCTTCTCCGACCTCCTGAAATACAACTTCTACCTCCCATTCTTTTTCTTTGGACCTATTATGACTTTTGACCGTTTTCATGCCCAG GCTAACAACACTCAGTTAACCCGCAAGGAGAGGGAGATGTGGAACATCACCACCAAGGCCTTGTTACACCTGGGAGTTATTCTGGTGGTGGACGTCTTCTTCCACTACTTGTACATCTTGACTATCCCCAGCGACATGAAGTTGGTCAACAAGCTGTCTGACTCGTGTCTGG CGGGACTGGCTTATTCCAACCTGGTGTATGACTGGATAAAAGCAGCTGTAATGTTTGGTGTTATCAATACTGTGGCTACACTGGACCACCTAGACCCGCCTCAGCCTCCCAAATGTATCACCATGCTCTACGTCTTTGCTGAGAC gcacttTGACAGAGGCATCAACGACTGGTTGTGCAA GTATGTCTATGACTATATTGGTGAGAATCATGACAAGATCTTTAAAGAACTTCTTGCAACAGTCTGCACTTTTGCCATCACCACCTTGTGGCTGGGCCCGTGTGAGCTGGTTTACATCTGGTCATTTTTCAACTGCTTCGGCCTCAACTTTGAGCTGTGGGTGGCAAAGTTCTTCTCCATCCCACCCTTTTCTATTATGGAG GGAGCGATGGGTGAAGCCATGTCTCGTAGGATCCGGGGTGTCTTCAATGCTGCCAATTTCTGGGCTATTGTCCTCTACAATGTTCTTTCCCTGAACAGCTTGGAGTTTGCCAAGCTGGTGGGCAGAAGGATTATTTTCAAAG GTTTTCCTCTGTCCACCCTGTCCGTGCTGCTCGTGACCTACTGTGGCGTGCAACTGGTGAAGGAAAGGGAGCGCCAGCAGGCCCTGCTGGAGGATCCAGACCCGGTGAAGCCAGTGGATGATGGCAAAGAGAAAGCTGAATAA
- the hhatla gene encoding hedgehog acyltransferase like, a isoform X2 — translation MGIKAALPRYELYLYSAVLAGALIWAGSWIFEASSDNVNRKAFKESVKPGWHYFGRKMDAADFEWVMWFSTFRNHILFALTGHVIFAKIFTLLAPKHRPLIFAAYGGLAVLVTMGWTFMTLVVSHCVILYSVAVVKKKWMCFAAGLSTLASIKLEPYNSWQEALVTGSFDLQDILFYGGCGFSIMRCMSFALENCDRKEGNYTFSDLLKYNFYLPFFFFGPIMTFDRFHAQANNTQLTRKEREMWNITTKALLHLGVILVVDVFFHYLYILTIPSDMKLVNKLSDSCLAGLAYSNLVYDWIKAAVMFGVINTVATLDHLDPPQPPKCITMLYVFAETHFDRGINDWLCKYVYDYIGENHDKIFKELLATVCTFAITTLWLGPCELVYIWSFFNCFGLNFELWVAKFFSIPPFSIMEGAMGEAMSRRIRGVFNAANFWAIVLYNVLSLNSLEFAKLVGRRIIFKGFPLSTLSVLLVTYCGVQLVKERERQQALLEDPDPVKPVDDGKEKAE, via the exons ATGGGGATCAAGGCTGCTCTCCCCAGATATGAGCTGTATCTCTACTCTGCTGTGCTCGCAGGGGCTCTGATATGGGCTGGCAGTTGGATATTTGAAGCCTCCAGTG ATAATGTAAACAGAAAGGCCTTTAAGGAAAGTGTGAAGCCAGGATGGCATTACTTTGGCAGGAAAATG GATGCCGCGGACTTCGAGTGGGTGATGTGGTTCTCTACATTCCGCAATCATATCCTTTTTGCGCTCACCGGTCACGTGATCTTTGCCAAGATATTTACCCTGCTCGCTCCAAAG CACAGACCCTTGATCTTTGCTGCGTACGGAGGGCTAGCCGTCCTGGTCACCATGGGCTGGACCTTCATGACTCTGGTTGTGTCCCACTGCGTCATACTGTACAGCGTCGCCGTGGTCAAGAAGAAGTGGATGTGCTTTGCTGCAGGTCTGAGCACGCTGGCCTCCATCAAGCTGGAGCCGTATAACTCTTGGCAG GAAGCCTTGGTGACCGGATCGTTTGACCTGCAAGACATCCTGTTCTATGGAGGCTGTGGCTTCAGCATCATGCGCTGCATGAGCTTTGCCTTGGAGAACtgtgacaggaaagagggcaaCTACACCTTCTCCGACCTCCTGAAATACAACTTCTACCTCCCATTCTTTTTCTTTGGACCTATTATGACTTTTGACCGTTTTCATGCCCAG GCTAACAACACTCAGTTAACCCGCAAGGAGAGGGAGATGTGGAACATCACCACCAAGGCCTTGTTACACCTGGGAGTTATTCTGGTGGTGGACGTCTTCTTCCACTACTTGTACATCTTGACTATCCCCAGCGACATGAAGTTGGTCAACAAGCTGTCTGACTCGTGTCTGG CGGGACTGGCTTATTCCAACCTGGTGTATGACTGGATAAAAGCAGCTGTAATGTTTGGTGTTATCAATACTGTGGCTACACTGGACCACCTAGACCCGCCTCAGCCTCCCAAATGTATCACCATGCTCTACGTCTTTGCTGAGAC gcacttTGACAGAGGCATCAACGACTGGTTGTGCAA GTATGTCTATGACTATATTGGTGAGAATCATGACAAGATCTTTAAAGAACTTCTTGCAACAGTCTGCACTTTTGCCATCACCACCTTGTGGCTGGGCCCGTGTGAGCTGGTTTACATCTGGTCATTTTTCAACTGCTTCGGCCTCAACTTTGAGCTGTGGGTGGCAAAGTTCTTCTCCATCCCACCCTTTTCTATTATGGAG GGAGCGATGGGTGAAGCCATGTCTCGTAGGATCCGGGGTGTCTTCAATGCTGCCAATTTCTGGGCTATTGTCCTCTACAATGTTCTTTCCCTGAACAGCTTGGAGTTTGCCAAGCTGGTGGGCAGAAGGATTATTTTCAAAG GTTTTCCTCTGTCCACCCTGTCCGTGCTGCTCGTGACCTACTGTGGCGTGCAACTGGTGAAGGAAAGGGAGCGCCAGCAGGCCCTGCTGGAGGATCCAGACCCGGTGAAGCCAGTGGATGATGGCAAAGAGAAAGCTGAATAA